One part of the Streptomyces sp. NBC_01381 genome encodes these proteins:
- a CDS encoding YafY family protein, which translates to MNAASGDGRDTTERVLTLLGLLQQRQTWSGPELADRLGVTTRTVRRDVERLRTLGYPVHAGQGVGGGYRLGPGQDLPPLLLDDQEAIATAVSLLAGAGGAVAGAGDAALRALTKLDQVLPSRLRHEVRALSGSVESFDGGRTPVDPQALMTLARACRDEVEAGFDYPSGSEVRRRRVEPYRLVASDRRWYLFAYDLDRDDWRSFRVDRMTEAVARTWRFRPRPAPDAAAYVQEGVASRVYPHRARFLVHASADTVRAQLPASAAVVRKRGSEHCEVLSGAAGLDAVLMHVLLLGHDFEVLDPPELGSRCRALAERLMAAGATAAPGPDTQES; encoded by the coding sequence ATGAACGCGGCAAGCGGTGACGGGCGAGATACGACGGAGCGGGTGCTCACCCTGCTCGGGCTGCTACAGCAGCGGCAGACTTGGAGCGGCCCCGAGCTCGCCGACCGGCTCGGGGTCACGACGCGCACGGTGCGCCGCGATGTCGAGCGGCTGCGCACCCTCGGCTATCCGGTGCATGCCGGCCAGGGCGTCGGCGGCGGCTACCGACTCGGTCCGGGACAGGACCTGCCGCCGCTGCTTCTCGACGACCAGGAGGCGATCGCCACCGCGGTCTCACTGCTCGCCGGCGCGGGTGGCGCGGTCGCCGGCGCCGGCGACGCCGCACTCCGGGCCCTGACGAAGCTTGATCAGGTGCTGCCCAGCAGGCTGCGGCACGAGGTGCGCGCGCTCTCCGGCTCGGTGGAGTCCTTCGACGGAGGCCGCACACCGGTCGACCCCCAGGCGCTCATGACGCTGGCCAGAGCCTGCCGCGACGAGGTCGAGGCCGGTTTCGACTACCCGTCCGGGAGCGAGGTCCGCCGGCGGCGCGTGGAGCCCTACCGCCTGGTCGCATCCGACCGGCGCTGGTACCTCTTCGCCTACGACCTCGACCGCGACGACTGGCGCAGTTTCCGCGTCGACCGGATGACCGAGGCGGTCGCCCGGACCTGGCGCTTCCGTCCGCGCCCGGCGCCGGACGCGGCGGCGTACGTGCAGGAGGGTGTGGCGAGTCGGGTCTACCCGCACCGGGCGCGGTTCCTCGTGCACGCGTCGGCCGACACGGTGCGCGCGCAGCTTCCGGCGTCGGCGGCCGTCGTGCGAAAGCGGGGGAGTGAGCACTGCGAGGTGCTCAGTGGCGCCGCCGGACTCGACGCCGTACTCATGCATGTACTCCTGCTGGGCCACGACTTCGAGGTACTTGACCCGCCTGAGCTCGGGAGCCGCTGCCGCGCGCTGGCGGAGAGATTGATGGCGGCCGGTGCGACCGCCGCACCGGGGCCGGACACGCAGGAGTCATGA
- a CDS encoding helix-turn-helix domain-containing protein produces MTQEGTDLDGLVRKRIRALRAAHGWSLDDLAGRSHLSPSTLSRIETGHRRIALDQLTAIARALSTSLDQLVETDAEDVVSNPTYHRSRSQTHWTLRGEPGVTVARMRLTDPPPQGPTALKAHPGREWFTVLSGTVELLLGERRLRVEERQAAEFPTMLPHAVGAIGGPAEILGIFDREARRNHLTEGGRT; encoded by the coding sequence ATGACGCAAGAAGGTACTGATCTGGACGGCCTCGTGCGCAAGCGGATCCGGGCCTTGCGGGCCGCGCACGGCTGGTCGCTCGACGACCTGGCCGGCCGCAGCCATCTCAGCCCTTCGACCCTCAGCCGGATCGAGACCGGGCACCGCAGGATCGCCCTGGACCAGCTCACCGCGATCGCCCGTGCCCTGAGCACCTCGCTCGACCAGCTCGTCGAGACCGACGCCGAAGACGTCGTCTCGAACCCCACCTACCACCGGTCCCGCTCCCAGACCCACTGGACGCTGCGCGGCGAACCGGGCGTCACGGTCGCCCGGATGCGCCTGACCGACCCGCCCCCGCAAGGCCCCACCGCGCTGAAGGCGCACCCCGGCCGTGAGTGGTTCACGGTGCTGTCCGGAACGGTCGAACTCCTCCTGGGCGAGCGCCGGTTGCGGGTCGAGGAGCGGCAGGCGGCGGAGTTCCCGACCATGCTTCCGCACGCGGTGGGCGCCATCGGCGGCCCCGCGGAGATCCTCGGCATCTTCGACCGCGAGGCCCGGCGCAACCACCTCACTGAAGGCGGCCGAACGTGA